The following coding sequences lie in one Arachis stenosperma cultivar V10309 chromosome 5, arast.V10309.gnm1.PFL2, whole genome shotgun sequence genomic window:
- the LOC130981000 gene encoding uncharacterized protein LOC130981000 produces the protein MQNQDAAIKKLESQIEFLFKQTLGHNNCSNINSIPREECQAITLRRGKELKETHKKPPEKELDEENKGHEESHTSIPKSHQEREVPNPFLSKALYPQQLQLKKKGEDNQFSRFLEIFKKLQINIPFAEAIKQMPLYAKFLKELMTKKRSWKNNETVVLTEECCAIIQHKLPQKLKDPGSFQIPCIIGEITVEKALCDLGASINLMSLAMMKKMEIEEVKPIRMALQLADRSFKFPHGVVEDLLVKVGDFIFPADFVVLDMEEGAKTSIILGRPFLPTAGAIIDVQKGELVLRLHEEKMTFNVFKAMRYPHDSLGECMRLDSVEALVQETLEEELDASTEEELATSEEDAAAEIHVQGGLEEKEERKEAPKLELKALPTTLKYAYLGENKSYQVIINSALS, from the coding sequence ATGCAGAATCAAGATGCTGCCATCAAGAAACTGGAATCACAGATTGAATTCTTATTCAAGCAAACCCTTGGGCACAACAATTGCAGCAATATTAACTCAATACCAAGAGAAGAATGTCAGGCCATCACCCTCAGGCGTGGGAAGGAATTGAAGGAGACCCACAAGAAACCACCAGAGAAGGAATTGGATGAAGAAAACAAGGGACATGAGGAATCTCACACCTCAATCCCCAAGTCACATCAAGAAAGAGAAGTGCCCAATCCATTCCTCTCAAAGGCCCTATACCCACAGCAGCTGCAATTAAAGAAGAAGGGAGAGGACAACCAATTCTCAAGATTCTTGGAGATCTTCAAGAAATTACAAATAAACATACCCTTTGCTGAAGCAATCaagcaaatgccactctatgccaagttcttgaaggagttGATGACCAAAAAGAGAAGCTGGAAGAACAATGAGACTGTGGTACTTACAGAAGAATGCTGTGCCATCATCCAACACAAATTGCCTCAAAAATTGAAGGATCCTGGGAGTTTCcaaatcccttgtatcattggaGAAATCACTGTGGAAAAGGCTTTATGTGATCTAGGAGCCAGCATAAATCTAATGTCTCTAGCAATGATGAAAAAGATGGAGattgaagaagtcaaaccaataAGAATGGCCCTCCAACTAGCAGACAGGTCATTCAAATTTCCCCATGGGGTAGTAGAAGACTTgttggtgaaggtgggagaCTTCATTTTCCCAGCAGATTTCGTAGTACTAGACATGGAAGAAGGAGCTAAAACCTCCATCATCCTGGGGAGGCCTTTTTTACCCACTGCCGGAGCCAttattgatgtccaaaagggtgaacttGTCCTCAGATTACACGAGGAGAAAATGACATTCAATGTGTTTAAGGCCATGAGATACCCACATGACTCATTGGGAGAATGTATGAGGTTGGACTCAGTAGAAGCTTTGGTACAAGAAACTCTTGAAGAAGAGCTTGATGCATCAACAGAAGAGGAGTTAGCAACAAGCGAAGAAGATGCAGCCGCTGAAATACATGTTCAAGGTGGGCtagaagagaaggaagaaagaaaagaagcaccCAAATTGGAGCTTAAAGCACTGCCAACCActctcaagtatgcatacttgggaGAAAATAAAAGCTATCAAGTAATCATAAATTCAGCTCTCAGCtaa